Sequence from the Bacillus thuringiensis genome:
GTAACATTGTTGGAAATAAAAGATCTATCAGTTGAGCAATTAGATTTAATTATACCGAGTAGAGGGAATTCCATTGGAGCGTTACTAAAGCATATAGCAGCTATAGAAAAAGCTCATCAACTTATTTCATTTCAAGAGCGTGACTTTACTAAAGAAGAATTAGAAATATGGGAAGACGCACTGTATTTAGGGGAAGTGGGGAAAACAATCCGTGGTCATGAAATAAAGTATTATGTACAACTTCTAAAAAGTGTTCGAGAAGAATCACTGAAGTATTTGAGTGAACAAGATGATGAATGGCTTATGTCAGAAAGAAAGTGGCCTAACGGTGTAGCGTATAACCAGCATTATCTGTGGTTTCATGTGCTAGAAGATGAGATTAATCACCGTGGACAAATTAGAATGATGAAAAATAAATTATTTGAAAATTACGTTAAATAAGGTAGCTTTTTAAATGAATATTCCATATAATGAGAGTAATTAAAATGAGAACGGGGTGATGTATTATGGCGAACATAACTTATATGAATAATAAACCAAATACAAAGGTGGATGGAAAGGGCGAGACTATATAAGGGAGCGCACGATCCTTCCACTTAGCTTACACTAGGGAGGATATCAATTTGAATCAAAATATTTTAGAATCGTTCGGCTGGGATTCTTTTTTTGAGGAACAAGCTGTAGAGAACTTTGAAGTAGGGCGTATTTTACTTGAGCATAAGCATATATATCGAATTATTTGTAATGATGGTGAATATATGGCAGAGCTGTCTGGTAAGTTTCGGCATGAAGCAGTAACGAAGGGTGATTATCCAGCAGTTGGTGATTGGGTTTATATAAAGAAAATAGAGAATGAAAAGAAGGCAATTATTCATCGTATTTTTCCTAGAAGAAGCTCTTTTTCTAGGCAAGAGGCTGGTACTCGAACGGAAGAACAAGTAATAGCAGCAAATGTAGAT
This genomic interval carries:
- a CDS encoding DinB family protein, whose amino-acid sequence is MNIDYRIRSVDGYTKNIGELVSMLEHTRAVTLLEIKDLSVEQLDLIIPSRGNSIGALLKHIAAIEKAHQLISFQERDFTKEELEIWEDALYLGEVGKTIRGHEIKYYVQLLKSVREESLKYLSEQDDEWLMSERKWPNGVAYNQHYLWFHVLEDEINHRGQIRMMKNKLFENYVK